In Macadamia integrifolia cultivar HAES 741 chromosome 12, SCU_Mint_v3, whole genome shotgun sequence, the following are encoded in one genomic region:
- the LOC122057069 gene encoding E3 ubiquitin-protein ligase PUB23-like → MDEVDVPSYFLCPISQEIMRDPVTVSSGITYDRESIERWISSSKNTSTCPVTRQPLSSDTDLIPNHSLRRLIQAWCTLNASKGIERIPTPKLPVDKAQIIKLLNEGNALQHQMRCLQSLRSIANENERNRRCLESAGAVEFLATIVANEDSSSSNDEEALYILYRLQISEAGLKKLIIRRSNGEDFIETLMRVLQHGTYPSRAYAALLLKSMFEVCDPIYLMALRVEHFAQIVNVLRDQISKQASKASLQIMVEICHWTRNRIKAVEAGAVSVLIEILLETTTEKRDSEMVLVVLDQLCGCAEGRAELLGHGAGIAVVSKKILRVSHLATERGVRILSSISRFYPTSFVLQEMLQVGVVSKLCLVLQVDCSLITKEKAKEMLKLHSRVWKNSSCIPVHLLSSYPSS, encoded by the coding sequence atggatgaagtcgACGTTCCATCCTATTTTCTCTGCCCGATCTCTCAGGAAATCATGAGAGATCCAGTGACTGTATCCTCTGGAATAACCTACGATCGGGAGTCCATAGAGAGATGGATATCCTCCAGCAAGAACACTAGTACGTGCCCCGTCACGAGACAACCCTTGTCTTCAGATACGGATCTGATCCCAAACCACTCTCTCAGACGATTGATCCAAGCATGGTGCACTCTCAATGCTTCCAAAGGTATCGAACGAATCCCAACACCAAAGCTTCCAGTTGATAAAGCCCAAATTATCAAACTCCTCAATGAGGGTAACGCTCTTCAACATCAGATGAGATGCCTCCAAAGTCTCAGATCCATTGCCAATGAAAACGAGAGGAACCGTAGATGTTTGGAGTCTGCAGGAGCAGTTGAGTTCTTGGCTACAATCGTAGCCAACGAGGATAGCTCAAGTTCCAATGATGAAGAAGCTCTATACATTCTTTATCGTCTCCAGATCTCAGAGGCTGGCCTCAAGAAACTTATCATCAGAAGATCAAATGGTGAAGACTTCATTGAGACCTTGATGAGGGTCTTGCAACATGGGACCTACCCATCTCGTGCTTACGCTGCATTGCTTCTGAAATCCATGTTTGAGGTGTGTGATCCCATTTATCTGATGGCCTTACGAGTGGAACACTTTGCTCAGATCGTGAATGTTTTGCGTGACCAGATCTCCAAACAGGCATCTAAGGCTTCGTTACAGATCATGGTTGAGATCTGTCATTGGACTCGAAACAGGATCAAAGCCGTGGAAGCTGGTGCAGTTTCAGTGTTGATCGAGATCCTCCTAGAGACGACAACAGAGAAGAGAGATTCCGAGATGGTGTTGGTGGTGTTGGATCAGTTATGTGGATGTGCAGAAGGGAGAGCTGAATTGTTAGGGCACGGAGCTGGAATAGCTGTGGTGTCCAAGAAGATACTTAGGGTTTCACATTTGGCCACTGAAAGAGGAGTTAGGATACTATCTTCGATATCAAGGTTCTATCCTACTTCATTTGTTCTTCAAGAGATGCTACAAGTTGGGGTTGTTTCCAAGTTGTGTTTGGTGCTTCAAGTGGACTGTAGCCTAATCACCAAGGAGAAGGCCAAGGAGATGCTTAAGTTGCATTCTAGGGTTTGGAAGAATTCTTCATGTATACCTGTCCATCTACTTTCTTCTTATCCATCATCTTAA
- the LOC122094796 gene encoding E3 ubiquitin-protein ligase PUB23-like — protein MALRGEHFAQIVNVLRDQISQQASKASLQIMIEICQWSRNRIKTVEAGAVSVLIEILLEKTIEKRDSEMVLVVLDQLCRCAEGRAELLRHGAGIAVVSKSILRVSHLATDRGVRILSSMLRFSGTSCVVQEMLQVGVVSKLCLVLQVDCSLKTKEKAKEMLKLHSRVWKNSSCIPLLVLSSYPSS, from the coding sequence ATGGCCTTACGAGGGGAACACTTTGCTCAGATAGTGAACGTTTTGCGTGACCAGATCTCGCAACAAGCATCTAAGGCTTCATTACAGATCATGATTGAGATCTGTCAATGGAGTCGAAACAGGATCAAAACCGTAGAAGCTGGTGCAGTTTCGGTGTTGATTGAGATACTCCTAGAGAAGACAATAGAGAAGAGAGATTCGGAGATGGTGTTGGTGGTATTGGACCAGTTATGTAGATGTGCAGAAGGGAGAGCTGAATTATTAAGGCACGGAGCTGGAATTGCTGTGGTGTCGAAGAGCATActtagggtatcacatttagcCACTGATAGAGGAGTGAGGATATTGTCTTCGATGTTGAGGTTCTCTGGGACTTCATGTGTTGTTCAGGAGATGCTACAAGTTGGGGTTGTTTCCAAGTTGTGTTTGGTGCTTCAGGTGGACTGTAGCCTCAAGACCAAGGAGAAGGCCAAGGAGATGCTTAAGTTGCATTCTAGGGTTTGGAAGAACTCTTCCTGTATCCCGCTCCTTGTACTCTCTTCTTATCCATCTTCTTAA